The nucleotide window AGATTTTATTCTTTCTATATATCTAATATTATTCATATTAGATTAAATATGGTAAAATGTTTAATACTACTATGTTAATTACAGATGTACATAAGGAGGCTCAGTATAATGGAATTTAAGGCTAAAAAAATCATATTAAAAGATGGTACTGAATGTGTTTTAAGAAGTCCAAATAGAAACGATGCAGCAAAAATGATTGAATATCTTAAAATGACCTCAGGAGAAACACATTTTATGACAAGATACCCCGAAGAGATTACTCTTACTGTTGATCAAGAAGTAAAAATACTTGGAGATCATTTGAATAGCGATACCGATCTCATGATTGCGGCTTTTATTAATGATGACCTTGCTGGTAATGCAGCTATATCTTGTTCTAATAATCTTATAAAACTTAAACATAGAGCAAGTTTTGGTATCTCCATCAAAGAAAAATATTGGAATCTTGGCATTGGTAATATTCTTATAAATGAGATTCTCAACCAAAGTAAATTAATGGGCTATGAACAGGTGGAACTTGGTGTTTTTTCTGACAATTATAAAGCTCAAGCTATATATAAAAAACATGGATTTGAAGAATGGGGCACTATTAAAAATTCATTCAAACTTAAAGATGGAACATATGTCGATGAAATTCTAATGGGTAAAATACTCTAGTTCCTTAATCACTATGTCTTTTGCTGATTTATTTTTAATTGTAGATTAAAACGAAGTGCATAAATAACTTATACACTTCGTTTATTTACATTTATTTGCTATAATTAATCAACCCATTTACCTTATGTTTTAATGCAATAAATTCTTCTGTATCTTTCAATGCTAATGTCCTTTTATAGGTAAGTAGTATCGGTATCTCTTCCTTAATCTTACCTGGTCTTTCTGTTAGTACACAAATTTTGCTTCCTAAAAAAACAGCTTCATCTATATCATGAGTAACAAATACTATAGTAGGCTTTTCTACTTGCCATATTTCTCTCATCAAAAGTTGCATATCTGCTTTTGTCTGTGGATCAAGGGCTCCAAATGGTTCATCCATCAATAGCACTTCTGGACTATTGGCTAATGCTCT belongs to Clostridium bornimense and includes:
- a CDS encoding GNAT family N-acetyltransferase is translated as MEFKAKKIILKDGTECVLRSPNRNDAAKMIEYLKMTSGETHFMTRYPEEITLTVDQEVKILGDHLNSDTDLMIAAFINDDLAGNAAISCSNNLIKLKHRASFGISIKEKYWNLGIGNILINEILNQSKLMGYEQVELGVFSDNYKAQAIYKKHGFEEWGTIKNSFKLKDGTYVDEILMGKIL